From Shewanella yunxiaonensis, the proteins below share one genomic window:
- a CDS encoding nitrate reductase cytochrome c-type subunit, with translation MKKILTLAALLMVISGCSGEHAASAAKPVNVTSLGGQTPVTKAVAVADEAQYPSHGTAIPRNFAEQPPLIPHKADYPITLKHNSCLGCHSWDRAAKMKATPVAKSHVLDDKGTLKGQNYFCTQCHVPQADNKHPLVGNSFSQP, from the coding sequence ATGAAAAAAATACTCACTTTAGCAGCGCTGTTGATGGTGATTAGCGGCTGCAGCGGCGAACACGCAGCGAGCGCAGCCAAACCAGTAAATGTAACCTCGCTTGGAGGCCAGACGCCCGTCACTAAGGCTGTAGCGGTGGCCGATGAAGCGCAATATCCCAGCCATGGAACTGCCATTCCACGTAACTTTGCCGAACAACCCCCATTAATCCCTCATAAAGCGGATTATCCGATTACGCTCAAACACAACAGCTGTCTGGGATGTCATAGCTGGGACAGAGCAGCCAAAATGAAAGCCACGCCAGTGGCAAAATCCCATGTATTGGATGACAAAGGCACGCTAAAAGGTCAGAATTACTTCTGTACTCAATGCCACGTACCACAGGCAGACAATAAACATCCGCTGGTTGGCAACAGTTTCAGCCAGCCGTAA
- a CDS encoding HD domain-containing phosphohydrolase — translation MIALAKETPATILCVDDEPSILKSLQRLFLGQPCEVLLASSGEEALALMQDRAVEVIICDMRMPQMSGAEFLQQAAQLQPNAYRMLMTGYADLASTIAAVNIGRIHRYIQKPWDNNELLKAVDEGLEYYRLLLTNRQLTAQVEQQNTRLKQLNQSLEEQVQQRTQQLRQSLQQLKSLLIQREKESDAILQLLYNIISIHPHLSGDYARRVSQTCHDLAKALGCSNTQQQLISHAGLYSEVGKLGFNSGLLDKPFHALGANDAHRYLFHPQLAEEIMAPAVHLQPIVEIILHQYEHYNGDGVPDGLKAQEIPVGSRILAVARDFWALIYKRLSENVHSHAEAIAWLKRQQGSVYDPQLIAIMEQLQQRQQLNKPEVDDVQGATIEQLQPGMQLSHNLYNRNQMLLLPQGHVLTQQSLDKLREYQAKHKTVLRLQLEVTDKSNSPTA, via the coding sequence ATGATTGCACTGGCCAAAGAAACGCCTGCCACAATCCTATGCGTGGATGATGAGCCGAGTATTTTAAAATCGTTACAGCGCTTATTTCTGGGGCAACCCTGCGAAGTATTACTTGCCAGTAGTGGCGAGGAAGCATTAGCGCTCATGCAAGATCGCGCTGTCGAAGTGATTATCTGTGATATGCGGATGCCACAGATGAGTGGTGCCGAATTTCTGCAACAGGCCGCGCAACTGCAACCTAATGCTTACCGGATGCTGATGACAGGTTACGCTGATCTGGCATCCACCATCGCCGCCGTCAATATTGGTCGGATTCACCGCTATATACAAAAACCTTGGGATAACAATGAACTGCTAAAAGCCGTGGATGAAGGACTTGAGTATTACCGGTTACTGCTGACCAATCGGCAGCTGACCGCACAGGTCGAGCAACAGAACACCCGATTAAAGCAGCTCAATCAAAGCCTAGAGGAACAAGTCCAGCAGCGTACGCAGCAACTAAGACAAAGCTTACAACAGCTGAAATCACTGTTAATTCAACGAGAAAAAGAAAGCGACGCGATTCTGCAGCTGCTGTATAACATTATTTCTATTCACCCTCACCTCAGCGGCGACTATGCCCGCCGGGTCAGTCAAACCTGCCATGATCTGGCTAAAGCCTTAGGATGCAGCAATACCCAACAGCAGTTGATCAGTCATGCCGGGCTATACAGCGAAGTCGGTAAGCTGGGATTTAACTCAGGGCTGCTGGACAAACCGTTTCACGCACTAGGGGCCAATGATGCGCATCGGTATCTGTTCCACCCGCAATTGGCCGAAGAAATTATGGCACCGGCAGTTCACTTGCAACCGATAGTGGAAATCATCCTGCATCAGTATGAGCACTATAATGGAGATGGTGTTCCCGATGGACTCAAGGCACAGGAGATCCCAGTGGGTTCACGCATCTTGGCAGTGGCCCGTGACTTTTGGGCGTTGATATATAAGCGCCTCAGTGAGAATGTGCACAGCCATGCCGAGGCTATCGCCTGGTTAAAGCGTCAACAGGGTTCTGTTTACGACCCGCAGTTGATTGCCATAATGGAACAGCTGCAGCAACGGCAGCAACTGAATAAACCCGAAGTCGATGATGTACAGGGTGCCACTATCGAGCAACTGCAACCCGGCATGCAACTGAGCCATAATTTATATAATCGCAATCAGATGCTGTTGCTGCC
- a CDS encoding class I SAM-dependent methyltransferase — MSALICPLCGDGGDKPQVAARVARRYLRCDCCKLIYLNPTERLALADERAYYATHENSIDDAGYVAFLRRLLDPVLPWLKPTWQGLDYGCGPGPTMSKLLAQQGIHCDDYDPAFFPITLKPQYDFILASECFEHFHQPDVELKKLTARLKPGGILGIMTDRWRDEDQFYEWHYTRDPTHCSFFHLDSFHWLCERFQLRLRFHDERRVVILQKLPDAVAGNG; from the coding sequence TTGTCAGCACTGATTTGCCCTTTGTGTGGCGATGGCGGTGATAAGCCGCAGGTGGCAGCGCGAGTCGCTCGGCGCTACCTGCGTTGTGATTGCTGCAAGTTAATCTATCTGAACCCCACCGAGCGTTTGGCGCTGGCGGATGAGCGCGCATATTACGCAACCCATGAAAACAGCATTGACGATGCCGGTTATGTTGCATTTTTACGCCGGTTGCTGGACCCGGTGCTGCCTTGGCTAAAGCCAACGTGGCAGGGGCTTGATTACGGTTGTGGTCCGGGGCCGACGATGTCAAAACTGTTGGCACAACAGGGCATTCACTGCGATGACTATGATCCTGCATTTTTCCCAATTACGCTGAAACCGCAATACGATTTTATTTTGGCAAGCGAATGCTTTGAACATTTTCACCAGCCAGATGTGGAGCTCAAGAAATTAACCGCCCGTCTGAAGCCCGGCGGTATTCTCGGTATCATGACGGATCGCTGGCGCGATGAAGACCAATTCTACGAATGGCATTACACCCGTGATCCCACCCACTGCAGCTTTTTCCATCTCGACAGTTTTCACTGGTTATGTGAGCGTTTTCAGTTGCGTTTGCGCTTTCATGACGAGCGGCGAGTGGTGATTTTGCAGAAACTGCCAGATGCAGTCGCAGGGAATGGCTAG
- a CDS encoding HDOD domain-containing protein yields MSQLKVIFVDDDMLLLKALHRLAMRLRPDWVFVLCDQPKRWLEYGGAGAAMSADIVVSDYVMPGILGNQILQQASHKLPMAIRVLLTADCSSEVVQQLESYSHFVFAKPYREQDLAHLFKCAERLQKLPFTLEDRQRVGRINQLPVMPQLIMQLRQVLADPDSDLSDCAELVVHDPVVSGKLIQSANSAMLGFSRQTSSLQEAITRLGAKLTEAIITTLLISEDIKQRLPACVHHHINNQAFIHANYCRRIAQYAGMSLAQRDTVFSAALLSAIGQLMLETLQQNAAAELPESRSDFEDATLLSAYILTLWGYPEAFCQTLMMQDLPTNEDSEQGKMAFMLFLAKRLMLDGASAASVLQAMIESKDVADGFAKLCQELGY; encoded by the coding sequence ATGAGTCAACTCAAAGTCATCTTTGTCGACGATGATATGTTGTTGCTGAAAGCACTGCATCGATTAGCAATGCGCTTGCGACCAGACTGGGTATTTGTATTATGTGACCAGCCCAAACGCTGGTTGGAATATGGCGGTGCGGGTGCGGCCATGAGTGCCGATATCGTGGTGAGTGACTATGTGATGCCGGGGATCCTGGGAAATCAGATCCTGCAGCAGGCAAGTCATAAGCTGCCGATGGCTATTCGGGTATTGCTCACGGCAGATTGCTCATCGGAAGTGGTTCAACAGTTAGAATCCTATAGTCATTTTGTCTTTGCCAAACCCTACCGTGAACAGGATCTGGCCCATCTGTTCAAATGTGCCGAACGGTTACAAAAACTGCCTTTTACTCTGGAAGATCGCCAGCGAGTTGGTCGTATCAATCAGTTGCCTGTTATGCCGCAGTTGATCATGCAGTTACGTCAGGTGCTGGCTGATCCCGACTCCGATCTCAGTGATTGTGCCGAGCTGGTGGTCCATGATCCCGTTGTCAGTGGCAAATTAATTCAGAGCGCCAATTCGGCCATGTTGGGTTTTAGCCGCCAAACCTCATCATTACAGGAAGCGATTACGCGTCTTGGTGCCAAACTCACTGAAGCGATTATCACCACCTTGTTGATTAGCGAGGACATCAAGCAACGATTACCGGCCTGCGTGCATCATCACATCAACAATCAGGCATTCATTCACGCTAACTACTGCCGGCGGATAGCTCAGTATGCTGGCATGTCACTGGCGCAGCGGGATACGGTGTTTTCTGCCGCGTTGTTAAGCGCGATTGGGCAATTGATGTTGGAAACACTGCAACAGAATGCCGCCGCCGAATTACCAGAGAGTCGCAGCGATTTTGAAGATGCGACCTTACTCAGCGCGTACATTTTGACCTTATGGGGGTATCCGGAAGCCTTCTGTCAGACCTTGATGATGCAGGACTTACCCACTAATGAGGATTCTGAGCAGGGTAAGATGGCTTTTATGTTGTTCTTGGCAAAACGACTGATGTTGGATGGTGCCAGCGCGGCATCGGTGTTACAGGCGATGATTGAAAGCAAAGATGTTGCCGATGGATTTGCCAAACTCTGTCAGGAGTTGGGCTATTAG